CTACTTACTGAGACATACAGGTTTCTGAGGAATAAGGGTCCATTTTAGTATACTCACAGTTCTTACCCAGGTGACTGCTAGTTGTCAATGCACTGTTGATTTGCTATCTGACTCCTTGATCTCAATGGCTAAGTTGAAACTGCTGTGAGTGCTTTACAGGAATGTTTTTATTTCTGAATCATAGGTGTTCTCTGACGCACAACTTTGATCGGGATTTTCTGTGGGGATACTGTGCAGCTGTGACCACTCAACCCAGTGGTAAGAGGTCATTTCTGTAGAAACTGTGGACAAGACTTCATGGTCTACTAAGTCTCTATTGTCTCTGTGTATGTATCTATAAAATCTTAGATACACATTTCCTGCTATTTATAGTAGTGGTATGCATAAGCATGGACTATTTTTCAATCCGTCTGAATCTTAGTGTGTTTTCCAAATGTTCTCTTACAGCTTTAAAGCTAATCACGGCAAAATTGGTACATACTATATTCTGATGTCACTGGTGTACTATACTGTTTCTTAGTCATGTTTTCACTAATATAGTTCCTTGTGTATTTGTTTGATGTGTGTCAGTGTTCGTCCACTCATCACGCAGATTCACAGACCTGTGTCAGGTGAATCCCTGTCAAAATGGCGGCATCTGCACTCTGGTCCCCCACAGACGCTCCTTTGAGTGCTCCTGTCCAGAGAACTTCACCGGGAGGCACTGTGATCAGAGTGAGTCACTCACTATCATACTTTCTATATGGACTTGTGTTTCAAAGTAGTTTCAATTGACAATTGGGTTTTACTCTACATTTAGAAGTGTGGAGTTGGTAGAGAAACGGTCTACCCTTTTGAAAAATAGAGCGTTGACCCATATCTTGCTCTTCACAGTGCCAAACACAAACGATGCCCCCTAACACCTCATTGACctgttcccttcctcctcctctcacatttCACCCGACTACCTTTTATCCCTCTGTTCTCCCCTTTGTCAGGGAAGTGCTATGAAACCATACACCTGAGATATTATGACATCGGAGAATCCTGGGGAAGGATCTACCACCGTAATGTGGAACGGTGCACATGTGTGGACGGGGAGATCTTCTGTGAGAGAGTCCGCTATACCGGTAACGTTCATGCTTTCTTTCAACCTTTGTTGCTTTAGCCACTCCTTGCCATGTATTTTTGTCTTGTTATCTTTTGTTAAAAATGTGAGTGGAACCTTAGACTTGGTGAGGTGCTGTCTCTTGGCAGGGGAATGGGCCCCTTGAGGGGCCCCTAAAACCTTTGGAGTATGAGGGCTTCTCTAGTAAATCTCAGTTTCAATACTTCCCATTCCGACATTCCTCAATCTCCCACACCTCTCAGATGATCAGGCTTTAGTCTCGGCTGTGTTGCCAAGCATCACACTGTTTTCTCAATGCCTTAATGGTTGGGGGCGGTTTGGGCGAGGCTACCAGGCCTTGAGAAACCCTCTGAACCTCCcagacaaaaaaatacaaatcacaTCACGTTTGTTCCCatagagcagggatgggcagCTTTGATAGGGGTGGGGGACACAAATAAATGGAAAtcatcatgaggggccacagTGGCTCGTGGGTCTGCGTACCACCTTCCACCttgtgagcaaaacattttatCTGCACCCCTCATGACAGTGAAGATAAATATTTTTAGTTTTAAagtaaatttcctgcaattctgtatattttgccatggggcgtagagaaaatgttgccgttttaaagcaagtttgctgcaattctgcacattttgctATGGGGCAGAGAGAAGATTTTGAAATGGTATAACTCATTTGATGCAGTACCACtttttttgccatggggcggataGAAAAATGTaaagttttaaagctaatttccagcatttctccacattttgctatgggatggagggaaatGTTTGTGGTTTTGATAACTGATGATCAATGGGCCCCATCCCGGTCGGCAGTTCGACCatgcttactacaagtttagatagctgcctgttagactaacttaccaatctaaaacaATTTAGCTGACATGGgttaattgagtgactgctgatgcacaatcacattttgaaattgtaccttctgtattctactattcaaactctcaacagtaagttgagacccggACAATTGGTTTGTGGTCCTACTATAGAGATACCAAAAGCAGGGTTGGCCGTCTCTTTGATTCTACTCTCCATGGTTACAAGTGTAGCCTTGCTGTAGCCTTGCTCCAGACCTTGATGAGTTCAGTGTCAGCAACCTCAACTTATTGTTAGTCACTCTAGTATCCAGTGTTTTGGAGACACAAACAGCCACTTcaaccacatacacacagcacaacATTGCCACACGTTTCCATTACTCAAAGAGATACCTCACTCTTGTACACTCAAAGGGATTTCCCAGTGACACAatcacacacgcataaacacacgcataaacacacgcgcacacgcgcacacacacacacacacacacacacacacacacacacacatacacacacacacacacacacacagagacacatacacacacacacagagagagacacacacacacacacacacaaacgcacacgcacacacacacacacacacacacacacacacacacacacaaacgcacacgcacacaaacgcacacgcacacacacacacacacacacacacacacacaaacacacacacacacacagagacacatacacacacacacagagagagacacacacacacacacacacacacacacacacacacacacacagagacacacacacacacacacacacacagagagacacacacacacacacacacacacacacacacacacaaacgcacacgcacacacacacacacacacacacacacacacacacacacacacacacacacacacacacacacacacacacacacacacacacacacacacacacacacacacacacacacagagagacacacacacactgtgtgcacAAAAAAAGTGCCTAACCACTAACCCCACAATGTCTGTGACCATCCATCTCAATACCTTATATTACTATAATAAATATAATGACTTAATTATAGTCCTCATTAATCTAGGGGGAATTGCTCTACAACACAATGAGGTGACTGTATGCAATATTCCACGAGCTAATCACAAAGTGACATAATTGGGCTATCCTAAATGGCCTCATATGTCAGTACTGCTAATttatgggctaattgagtgactgctgacGAAATTGCACCTTATTGCATTCTATTATTCTAACGCTAAACAGTAAATTGAGACCTTGACAATTGTTCCACGGGCCTACAAAAAGggccgccagttgcccatccctgctataGAGATACCAAAAGCAGGGTTGTCTGTCTCTTTGATTCTACTCTCCATGGTTACAAGTGTAACCTTGCTGTAGATGAAAAGACAGATTACATGACTCAACGTGACTCAGGAGGGGAGTGTGGGACACGCCCGAATCTCGCTGAGGGGTCTTACATCTCAATGGGGGATGTTTTATGGGACTTACAAAAGAGAAAGGCATTTTGGAGAGCCCGTTTGACCGGAACCTGTTTTGTCATGGTAGGAAGAATTTTTATAAGGTTATGCAAACAAATGGGATTTTGCGCTACCATTTACTGGCAGAACTTCCCCTTTGTCTAGATTGGTACAGAAGGACTTGCCTTTTCCTGCCCCCAACTTGCCAGAACTACATGTCAAATCTGACAACTATACCGTTGTCTGTGTTAGTGAATGCATTTCTCCCACTATACGTTTACAACCCTGAACCATAAGCACTCTAATGTAGGTAGTCTACTGTCTAAGTTAACACCCTTAAAGCACTGATGCAAGACCAGCTACTGTGTTTATCATGCAATGGTGGGAGGCAGGAAATGGGTGGTTGGAACTGATCCCAGTGCTGTGGTTTGTCATAATGTAATATACCTGATGTAGTGTGTAACTGTCTTCAGTCTGCAGTGAGAACCCCTGTGAGAACGATGGCACGTGCCGTCTCATCACAGCCACCAGGGAGGAGGTGTGTGCCTGCAGGCCTGGCTACAGTGGACCCTACTGTAGCATCGGTTAGTCCACTACACCGCTACATGCTAACACAGTTACAGTTACATTGCTAGGTTAGCCTAGTTTAGCATAGCATAGCTTTTGCTTAGATTTACTAGTCTGAGCCAGAGGTCATTCACTGAGATAGAGAGTAGATTTTATGATGTTTATCTTACTATGTGGTTACATGTAGACCTTAAACATTTAGATATTCCAAAATAAAGCAAACCGACAGTCAAGCACACGCTCTCATaaacaaacacataaacacaggaAACTGTGATATACTTATTTTCTTATCCCTCACATCTCTTGTTGTTCAGCTCCAGAGGCAGAGTGCTATGACAACAAGGGCACAGACTACCGTGGCGTGGTGAACACCACCGTCTCTGGTGCCCACTGTCTGCCGTGGAACTCTGACCTGTTACATGATGAACTCCACATGGGTACTGTGGAGCGCGCCACCCTCAGGGGCTTGGGGGAACACTCCTACTGCAGGTGTGTGCGGCATTATGTTGTCTTTAtttctttaagtctttattgacaACCAATCTGGCAAGCCAGAACAAAAGTGTAAGCCTGTCTATGCTTCATGCCACCGCTATCACAGCACTATCATTCTActcccccctgtctgtctgtctgtctgtctgtctgtctgtctgtctgtctgtctgtatggtgaTATGGTTATTCTACCAGCTACTGCCAGAGGAGGGGCTTCCCCCTCTGACTCTGGTTCTTCTTGTTTTTCAGTGctattcaaactttttcagcagGGACCATTTTCTGGCGACCCCACCCAAAATATAATGACGTAACCTTTAAAATCGGTATACTTATCAAAATGAAAACAAACGGATAAATATATTTcctcaataacattttatttttcaaatggtcTTTCTCAAAAAGATTTGTATATTGTCCCATCTGTACTCTGAATGTTATGTtcctaaaaacattttttttttgagaTAACCCCTGCGAGAACGACGAGAACAGTTTTGTAGCAACCCCgactttttaatttttattttaatttttaattttacccctttttctccccaatttcatggtatccaattgttgtagtagctactatcttgtctcattgttacaactcccgtacgggctcgggagagacgaaggttgaatgtcatgcgtcctccgatacacaacccaaccagccgcactgctttttaacacagcgcgcatccaacccagccgcaccaatgtgtcagaggctacaccgtgctcctggcaaccttggctagcgcacactgcacccggcccgccacaggagtcactggtgcgcgatgagacaaggagatccctaccaaccaatccctccctaacccggacgacgctaggccaattgtgcgtcgccccacggacctcccggtcgcggccggttacgacagagcctgggcgcgaacccagcgactctgatggcacagctggtgctgcagtacagcgcccttaaccactgcgccacccgggaggccccagcaaccccgactttgaataccactgctcTTGAGATTTCTTTCTTCTTGGGATTTTTCCTTGGAACTGTGCTTATGCTTGCTCTTTTGGGGTCCAGGCCTGGGTCCTGTAAAGTGTGTCATAACACCAGCATAACATGTCCACTGTCCAGAAACCCAGACGGGGACAAGATGCCGTGGTGCTACACCCTCAATGACAGAGCCATCTCCTGGGAGAACTGTGACGTTCCGTCTTGTGTCATGCGTTTATGTGAGTAACTGTACTGGGGCGTCACGAAAGCAGTGTTTTTTTAGCTGCTGCACTGGAAGCTTAATGTTTCCCAGAGTGAAAAGAGCACAAGCCACTTTAGCCACTTTAGCAAGCCGTGTGTCGAAATCTTGAAAATAGAACCAGAGCATTATTTTAAGCTGAGCCGAGCAAGTTTCTCGCGGAGCAGCACTGCTGACGCACAGGTTTCGTTGAAAATAATGGGAGTGTTGTCACGCTTGGCAAAAAGTTATGCGTCGAGTGTAACAGGGCTGGTTGATGCTTTAGAAAAAAGTGGGTGGAAGTGGGAACATGCTCCCAAGAGGTGCCAAATTTGAGGTTTTCAAAATCAATGTAATTCATTGAGTGAGATTGATTGACAATGACAATTTGCCACTGTAGTCATCTGGTCATTTTGAGACATGCCCTTGTCATCTCACTATGAATAACCTTGTTAGATGACTCCATTTAAAGGATTGATTGATTATACCTTTGTGGATGAAGTTTACTTTAGAAAATAAAGTTGGGTTAAAGGAACCTGATACAAATAATAGAGCTCAGAGAGTCTCTCTGATTCGTGAGGGGCTTTATCCTTGATCGAGGATGAAATATGCATTTGTCAGTCTTCAATTTGTACTCCCTTAAAACgtttaggggagagtggggtcaaTTGAGTCAAGTTGAGACATCCTtttttctaggaaaccatacacgtATAATTTGACCAAATGTTTAAGAAGAGGTCATAATTTCATGGAGTCTGAtgaggaagaaaccacatggaaaaagtggtaagttAGGTAAAAATAAAAAGATTTTCACTAAGTCAAATTCATTTAATTGTGTTTCATGATACTTGTATCCAAACCGAAGTATCTAGATAATTTTTGTAGATAATACTAACTTGTTCTATatatcagttggggtctctataagcttcaatatgaggtcctaaacctagcatgaaagtgtatccttgtagctgtgtgagCTAATATAGCCAAAACATTTGCCTTGGGGTatattgagccaatggccatcaGGTTAGTTGAGCAAAttgttgagccaatggcaagttgagacaaatgtaaatgttttcttcccaggagtaatgcaaggcattatcgctgggatatgaggtaataacagggcctggcctatgttaaaagtgtATAAAAAGTACAAAGTGTTTGTTAGTCACTCTAGTCACTCTAAAGACAAACAAGCgattgtgattgtgttgaattgtgtttgggaattaattttaaaaaggcagtggtaatatttcattcagtacagaaTTGTGTAggcggcttaacttaccctgtcccgcagcCTAATTTACCCCATACCTggggtaagttgtgccaagagactACATTTTTTGGAAAAgctgttttcaaaactgtaatgtttacatgaattctgatcatttccagggatacacaacatcctgaaatatatgtaagTATCTTTGTTAGAATTAATACAATATTTCCTGTGAGGgaatgatgctgaatgtaaaaaatagCTCAATTTACCTCActttcccctactgtattataaTGAGTAATGAAGAGTTGGACAGCTTTCTGAATCTCACCAAAAGCTGCATCTCATTTAAGTGGAATAGAACCATCTCTGTTTTTATATTCCCCCCAAAATGTTATTCTCTGCTCTCACAGAACAGTGACATAACCCATGACACCTCGCCCTACGTAAAATTCAAAGCTCAGCACTTTTTAATAAACAAATGGCCCTATTAGTGATAAAAAGAAGATTCTTGGAATTATACTACACTTAACTTTCCTGTACCACTCAGAAGATAATGCTATCTTGACACAGGTAGCCTAATGTTTAAATAGAAAGTTAGTCAGAATAGCTAAGAAAAATGTGTTAATTGAGAAAAGGAAATTGAGTATCACTCAGAAAGTGCCAAATGCTTCTGCAGTAACTCGGCCAACTTGGCTCTGTTATATCGATGTCATGATGTCGTGGGTATGCACAGAAAGCAAAAAAAATGTTGGGCCAACTGCTATTCCACCACGGCATTGAATGGCAAATGTTGGATGACAAATGGTATGCTAATCTGAATTTCTGGCAATGTGTTATTGGGATTCTTTTCAATACTTACTATAAAACAGCTATATTTGTTGGTTGTCTTTTCAGGGGGAAATGAGCCACTGGTAAAGTCCAAAATGATAAGAAGAGGTATACTTAGAAGCCTTGTATGTAGCGATTAACTGTATTCTGGTAGGTAGTAATTGTAAGcctagtagcagcagtagtagtgttagtagtagtatttgtagtagtagtagtagtagtagcagcagtagtagtagcagcagcactggtagtagtagtaatagaagactactactagtagtagtttAGTATTACCAGTTTATGACTAGTATTACCCTATCACATGTTGACAATGAAATCAGTGCTCTTCACAGTGAATGTGAACTGATTTGAAATGAAGCCCTTCTAAACTTAAATATgtaatatgcagaaatcgctcccccatttcctggttgccaaaattctaatagttcgcctaatttcagtttatgtgacaaattaagcaagtatagtgtagagaatcattgtaccatctaaatcgctgtgtaatctattttccataaccaaacatattgtattttcagctgtttgaagctggtgtacacaAATGAAGGTAAAAGATGGAAAAATGAAACTTAAGAACTAAAAGCATAGAAATGGGACAcgtctaccgcttcttagacttgctttaaTGAGAATTTATATGTGAACTTGGTCACTCCAGATTTGTATGAAATATGACCTACAGTTCCTTCAGAgagaattcacaccccttgactttttcaaaatgttgttgttacagcctgaatttaaaatagattggattttagattttttgggggtcattggcctacacacaataccccataatgtcaaagtggaatcatgtttttCAAAAATGTTGCGTAAAAAATCTTGAGTTAAAATATGAAtgaccactgattggccagctcatcctcctctagaccgctgattggccagctcatcctcctcagggCTATCACAtctggagcggcaggtagcctagtggtaagagtgttgggccagtaaccaaaaggttgctagtttgaatccctgagctgacaagcaaaaaatctgtcattctgcccctaaacaaggccattaacccactgttcctaggccatcattgtaaataagagtttgttcttaactgacttgcctggttaaataaacatCATTCTCTATGAGGAAATAGGAAGTGTTTGTGAAACAGTCTGTTTGAGGTGGGGAGTGTTTTTTCTTAAAATTTcctttggccacaaatacgagtATAGGACGAGTCACCAAtgttatttgggtatgagttaacagaatatgaactttaAAATTGACGTTTTCCCTGGACAGTTAATTTAAGTCTGCTTCCCTGTTCCCTCACACAGCTTCTTCTCGGAGAGTGGTACAGGTGCCACGGCCGCGACCGCCACCTAACGTCCTCCCTGACACCAACCAAACCAATGACGCCAAGCCAGCCAAGAAGCCTGTGTGCGGAAAGAGGCATAAGAAGAGGATATCAGTGGCCAAGGGTCGCATCCTGGGTGGCAGCTCTGCCCTGCCCGGTACCCATCCCTGGATGGCAGCCCTCTACATAGGAGATGACAGCTTCTGCGCGGGCACCCTGGTCTCGTCCTGCTGGGTGGTCTCTGCCGCACACTGCTTCTTTCGCAGGTACTGTAGAATTAGAGGATatagacactacactactacttgGAGCATCCATTTGTGTTGATTATGTCATCACCTATTTGGATTTTATGCCACTATGAGTCAGTTCTCTGTGGAacgggttctaaatggaaccgaaaagggttctacctggaaccaaaagggttctacctggaaccaaaaagggttcgtCAAAGGCTTCTCCTCTGACAGAATtggaacccttttaggttctaggtagaacctttTTATTGTAAGAGTGTACTCTTAGAGTGCTTATTGTTTTGTCTCCTGTTTGTGTGGTATGCAACTGTGATTCAATTCTACCACGCTGCATTTCTTAAGGGACCATGTCCAATAACAAACAAATGTTAAGCTTAGAAGGAAATAAAGATTGTCTGATCATTTCAATATTAGTATAGGTGTTTGCTTGGAATGGTTGCATTGGTACGTAAGGCAGCAGAGAATACGAGGTTTAGGGTGCTAGCTTTCACATTCAACCTTCAACCTCACATTTTCTCACAGACGCTCATGACTTTGACCGTGACATTGCCATTTTATGAACACAAACTACAGTATAATTAGACACAAATGTTGAGTTTGAGTAAAAACTGAAGCGCTCTGGGAGGATTTACCCTGAAGACCCCTCGTTACTATGGTCTTGGGTCTTCAGGTTTAAACTTTTCAGTACAGGTGCCAGAGTAGGAGTGCTTAGGCTCAGTTTGACCTTTTTAAATCACAATGACTAAAATTACATGGgcaagggggacctgatcctagaacagctactctgagacacttgatacaGACTGCCCCAGGACTTAAGGCATTAATATCATACAAATGAAATATAATTGTATTCAAGTGAATTCATGCGACATAATGGTCCACTACTAGCGACAGAGAATGATGagaaggatgtgtttctgtcctcAGTCCCCTTGTGTCGAAGATCCGTGTGATTCTGGGTCAGAATAACTTCAACGTTACAACTTCGGACACCAAAACCTTTGGAGTGGAGAAGTACATCTTTCCAGGCCGTTTCTCTGTCTTCAATCCAACTCTCCATGACATTGGTAAATATACTATGTCACGCTCCTCTCACTGATTATttgcatacacacactcacacaaagttTACATTATTGCACATGCTCTAACACTGACTCACACACGTCTTCCTAGACTAGAACACTCCCccacacacaaagaaacacacacactcttgcacACCCCAGTCTACGTGTCTGCAGCGCACGCTCTGTGCTCGCAGCTGTGCATCTTGGAACAGCTGTCTCCAATGTgaagacacaaacagacacacacatacatttgggTAGGACAGTGTCTGAGCATCTGTGTCCATTCAAAAGGTACTCCCtcacttttttctctcttttctgaTTTTACAAGAGCTATTTTCTGAAAGCAAAACAGACATTATTTAATAGTGGAGCAATCGTTCTGTGTTTTCATTATTCAAGATTTTGAATAACGACTACACTACATCCTACAGCGTTCTAGAACTTATTTGAATGACTTCCCCACTCCAGGTCGTAATCGTAGGACATGAACAGGGGTTCTTAATGTACACGCCAAGgctaaataaagatgaaataaatacaaCTCTTCTTCACCTTTTCCTGTCTTATGATAAGAATGTTTCTATTCCAACAGTTCTGGTGAAACTGAAAAAACAAGATGGCCACTGTGTGAGAAGGACTCAATTTATACAGCCTATCTGCCTGCCGGATAAAGCCATGACCTTCCCAGACTACTACTGTTGTCAGATCACTGGCTGGGGCCACATGCATGAGAGTAAGTGTTGTGTCCAAAAACAGTCATCTGGTGTATTTCGTGTCCTTCACTGTACTGGTCAGATATGTCATTATGGTCTTGAATGTCTTCATATCACAACAATGTAACATCTCAAATAGATGTCAATGCACCATGTCCAATCACATGTTCTTCCATATAGGTCCATGTGTCCTATTCATGTCTTTACATGACTGTAATTGTTATCATGTGACCTATTGCTTACAGTGTATAACTCTATCCAAGCCGTTGTGGATTTATTTGCCTTATTTTCCCAAAGAGGCAAATAAATACAGCAACCTGCAGGAGGCCGGGGTGAGGATCTTCCCGTTTGAGAGGTGTATCCAGCCTGAAGTCTACGGCAACCATGTGACATCCAACATGGTCTGTGCCGGGACCGACCGATGTGTGGATGCCTGCCAGGTAAGAGTGCATAGACCTAGGGCTCCTTTTCTGGATCAAAATTGGATTAGAATAGAAGAGCATAAATGTTTTCTTGTACATTGTACAGTCAGCCATGTGATAAGGATGTGTAATGAgtgatacagtataatatatagaggaGCCTCTGGACTGTTTCGGTTTGAGTATAGTGGGTTGCGTTCACAGAACATGCATATGGAGGAGGCTGCTGTATAAATTGCATGGCTTTCAGCTGCTTTCTCTTTAATGAAAGGTTACGGTTAACTTCCCACCTTgtttatatgttgtgttgtaatgaCACAAATATTGAATGTAGGTAGGAGTGCACTTGGTTTGTGTAATATAAGGTTTCAAGGGGAtgactcattgtgtgtgtgtgtgtgtgtgtgtgtgtgtgtgtgtgtgtgtgtgtgtgtgtgtgtgtgtgtgtgtgtgtgtgtgtgtgtgtgtgtgtgtgtgtgtgtgtgtgtgtgtgtgtgtgtgtgtgtgtgtgtgtgtgtgcatgcgtgccggtttgtgtgtgtgtctgcttgttcCCCCAGGGTGACTCAGGAGGCCCCCTGGCCTGTGTGAAGGATGACGTCAGCTTCCTGTATGGAGTCATCAGCTGGGGTGATGGCTGTGGAAAGACTGGGAAGCCTGGTGTCTACACCAAAGTTGTCAGCTACGTCAACTGGATCAACACAATTATCAAGCGCAAGCCCAAGTCTAAATGAATGGACATCAGGCTTATTGTATGGACCTTACAGCTTGTGTCCTATTGTGGAAGAATCGTGATTTTTACATAACTGTGAAATAAAGATTATTTTGTGACTGAATAAACATTGTAAATATTGTTAAATGTGTGTGTAACAATTCATTATTTATGTCTTGTTAGTGAGCCATCCCCAAATGATAACCTTCAACTAATTTAGTCAATTGCAAGTAGGATTTCtttaatatacactgctccaaaaaaataaagggaacacttaaacaacacaatgtaactccaagtcgaatcacacttctgtgaaatcaaactgtccacttaggaagcaacactgattgacaatacatttcacatgctgttgtgcaaatggaatagacaacaggtggaaattataggcaattagcaagacacccccaataaaggagtggttttgcaggtggttaccacagaccacttctcagttcctatgcttcctggc
This Oncorhynchus clarkii lewisi isolate Uvic-CL-2024 chromosome 21, UVic_Ocla_1.0, whole genome shotgun sequence DNA region includes the following protein-coding sequences:
- the LOC139379462 gene encoding hepatocyte growth factor activator isoform X1, with the translated sequence MMLYFVLLFLPYVLSARTRMVLPGYETLRTRNGNENSHKVLTVDRKECKFPFRQGGSIHHHCITISSSRPWCSLTHNFDRDFLWGYCAAVTTQPSVFVHSSRRFTDLCQVNPCQNGGICTLVPHRRSFECSCPENFTGRHCDQRKCYETIHLRYYDIGESWGRIYHRNVERCTCVDGEIFCERVRYTVCSENPCENDGTCRLITATREEVCACRPGYSGPYCSIAPEAECYDNKGTDYRGVVNTTVSGAHCLPWNSDLLHDELHMGTVERATLRGLGEHSYCRPGSCKVCHNTSITCPLSRNPDGDKMPWCYTLNDRAISWENCDVPSCVMRLSSSRRVVQVPRPRPPPNVLPDTNQTNDAKPAKKPVCGKRHKKRISVAKGRILGGSSALPGTHPWMAALYIGDDSFCAGTLVSSCWVVSAAHCFFRSPLVSKIRVILGQNNFNVTTSDTKTFGVEKYIFPGRFSVFNPTLHDIVLVKLKKQDGHCVRRTQFIQPICLPDKAMTFPDYYCCQITGWGHMHEKANKYSNLQEAGVRIFPFERCIQPEVYGNHVTSNMVCAGTDRCVDACQGDSGGPLACVKDDVSFLYGVISWGDGCGKTGKPGVYTKVVSYVNWINTIIKRKPKSK
- the LOC139379462 gene encoding hepatocyte growth factor activator isoform X2 encodes the protein MMLYFVLLFLPYVLSARTRMVLPGYETLRTRNGNENSHKVLTVDRKECKFPFRQGGSIHHHCITISSSRPWCSLTHNFDRDFLWGYCAAVTTQPSVFVHSSRRFTDLCQVNPCQNGGICTLVPHRRSFECSCPENFTGRHCDQRKCYETIHLRYYDIGESWGRIYHRNVERCTCVDGEIFCERVRYTVCSENPCENDGTCRLITATREEVCACRPGYSGPYCSIAPEAECYDNKGTDYRGVVNTTVSGAHCLPWNSDLLHDELHMGTVERATLRGLGEHSYCRNPDGDKMPWCYTLNDRAISWENCDVPSCVMRLSSSRRVVQVPRPRPPPNVLPDTNQTNDAKPAKKPVCGKRHKKRISVAKGRILGGSSALPGTHPWMAALYIGDDSFCAGTLVSSCWVVSAAHCFFRSPLVSKIRVILGQNNFNVTTSDTKTFGVEKYIFPGRFSVFNPTLHDIVLVKLKKQDGHCVRRTQFIQPICLPDKAMTFPDYYCCQITGWGHMHEKANKYSNLQEAGVRIFPFERCIQPEVYGNHVTSNMVCAGTDRCVDACQGDSGGPLACVKDDVSFLYGVISWGDGCGKTGKPGVYTKVVSYVNWINTIIKRKPKSK